The following coding sequences lie in one Primulina huaijiensis isolate GDHJ02 chromosome 2, ASM1229523v2, whole genome shotgun sequence genomic window:
- the LOC140967908 gene encoding E3 ubiquitin-protein ligase MBR2-like isoform X2 has protein sequence MQGQRSSVSATLPENISFDLGLSSVPSGIDSQMSWNSMQASAQNFVPEYRISSNDTNISYLHHVRHDGVNGEWSAGSSSAAQNQGEQNEGKTENIISTHTRATLTIEERQFEQSNFFSFDIPNANPNDNYTTDGLLHARDSSSEALLQDLNMSSGFGSNENDDVEIIELRNTYASVGSSNGYRTSVSGSSDSLRFPSGFRGCSMEESEYGSGSLDGQRASCKRKIFEVVGQSSGAGSSNSYQNVERSQWTVQSAQLDARNNTMPAQISNNLVTNNGSERSNSRIRIGVGEAVSAGPFSLNPSRTAENSLRNFSSRSNRRQRQDQIPVNPSSTEVEFGSVDGSSSQNSSRLVLRNRLLDLNPFPVAENGSVHGQSALLQVPFVRQNLQSRWNEASSLRTNGPFASTPILGERDARLFDETAQRNIPISISDHRIFIPDREMRSSSRYPINWNFASGNNNIAGNAASTSQVATSSGLDFASPNWSHRRCPQYPQRLSEIVRRSLLSSAGTESGGGQSSNLATQTSSSATSQEMPLTFRPGSQGQRMSNQRSAWLERRREGAFGTPNSLRVFASATEGRSAVMSEIRQVLDLMRRGEALRLEDLMILDNSVFFGMADLHEQHDRHRDMRLDVDNMTYEELLALGERIGNVCTGLTEEVIISRLKDKNYVTSGAENPAETEPCSICREEYSEGVNLGTLDCGHDFHKDCIKQWLMLKNLCPICKTTGLKT, from the exons ATGCAAGGGCAAAGGAGTTCTGTCAGTGCCACCTTGCCCGAAAATATAAGTTTTGATCTTGGATTATCATCAGTTCCTTCTGGCATAGATTCACAAATGTCCTGGAATAGTATGCAGGCTTCTGCGCAAAATTTTGTTCCTGAGTACAGAATATCATCAAATGACACCAATATTTCATATCTGCATCATGTAAGACATGATGGCGTGAATGGCGAGTGGAGTGCCGGTAGTTCAAGTGCTGCGCAGAATCAAGGCGAGCAAAATGAGGGAAAAACAGAAAATATTATCAGCACTCACACTCGAGCCACTCTCACCATAGAAGAACGTCAATTTGAacaatctaattttttttcatttgacaTTCCTAATGCAAATCCAAATGACAATTATACTACAGATGGGTTGCTTCATGCTCGGGATTCCAGCTCGGAAGCCCTTCTGCAGGATCTTAACATGAGTTCAGGATTCGGAAGCAATGAGAATGATGATGTTGAGATAATCGAACTTCGCAACACATATGCATCTGTTGGATCATCAAATGGTTATAGGACATCTGTTAGTGGTTCCTCGGATTCTTTGAGGTTTCCGTCTGGATTTCGTGGATGTTCAATGGAAGAGAGTGAATACGGGTCTGGTTCTTTGGATGGTCAACGAGCATCTTGcaagagaaaaatatttgaagtgGTGGGACAGTCTTCTGGAGCTGGCAGTTCAAATTCGTATCAGAATGTTGAAAGAAGTCAATGGACCGTACAATCTGCTCAGCTTGATGCAAGAAACAATACAATGCCAGCACAAATATCCAACAACCTTGTCACTAATAATGGATCGGAACGGTCAAATTCAAGGATTAGGATTGGTGTCGGAGAAGCAGTTTCTGCAGGTCCATTTTCTTTGAATCCCTCCAGAACTGCTGAAAATTCTCTCAGGAATTTCAGCTCGCGGTCAAACAGACGACAACGACAAGATCAAATACCTGTAAATCCATCTTCAACAGAGGTTGAATTTGGAAGTGTAGATGGTTCATCTTCTCAGAATTCGTCGAGATTAGTTTTACGCAATCGTCTATTAGATTTGAATCCATTTCCTGTGGCAGAAAATGGAAGTGTTCATGGGCAGTCAGCTCTTTTGCAAGTTCCTTTTGTTCGCCAAAATCTTCAGTCTAGGTGGAATGAAGCATCTAGCTTGAGAACCAATGGCCCATTTGCTTCCACTCCTATTTTAGGAGAGAGGGATGCTAGACTTTTTGATGAAACTGCTCAAAGAAACATTCCCATAAGCATTTCGGATCATCGCATCTTTATTCCGGATCGTGAGATGAGAAGTTCATCTCGGTATCCCATAAACTGGAACTTTGCTAGTGGGAATAACAATATAGCTGGAAATGCTGCATCTACTTCTCAGGTAGCCACATCTTCAGGGCTCGATTTTGCTTCACCTAATTGGTCTCATCGAAGATGTCCACAATATCCTCAGAGACTGTCAGAAATTGTTCGAAGATCTTTGTTATCCTCAGCAGGTACCGAATCTGGGGGTGGTCAGAGCAGTAATCTTGCCACGCAGACAAGTTCTTCAGCTACCTCACAAGAGATGCCGCTTACGTTTAGACCGGGTAGTCAAGGTCAACGTATGTCGAACCAAAGGTCAGCATGGTTGGAGAGACGTCGTGAAGGTGCTTTTGGAACACCTAATTCACTACGAGTTTTTGCTTCTGCTACTGAAGGAAGAAGTGCTGTTATGTCTGAG ATTCGCCAAGTCTTGGATCTTATGCGAAGGGGGGAGGCGTTGAGACTGGAG GACTTGATGATCCTCGATAATTCAGTCTTTTTTGGGATGGCTGAtctacatgagcaacatgatcgACATCGTGACATGCGGTTGGATGTAGATAACATGACTTATGAG GAGTTATTGGCCTTGGGGGAACGGATAGGTAACGTGTGCACAGGATTGACCGAAGAGGTCATAATCAGTCGTTTAAAAGACAAGAACTATGTAACAAGCGGAGCCGAAAATCCAGCGGAAACAGAGCCTTGCAGTATATGTCGG GAAGAGTACAGCGAAGGAGTCAACCTTGGAACGCTGGACTGCGGCCACGACTTTCATAAAGACTGCATCAAACAATGGCTCATGCTCAAAAATTTGTGCCCCATTTGTAAAACAACGGGATTGAAAACGTGA
- the LOC140967908 gene encoding probable E3 ubiquitin-protein ligase RHG1A isoform X1: MQGQRSSVSATLPENISFDLGLSSVPSGIDSQMSWNSMQASAQNFVPEYRISSNDTNISYLHHVRHDGVNGEWSAGSSSAAQNQGEQNEGKTENIISTHTRATLTIEERQFEQSNFFSFDIPNANPNDNYTTDGLLHARDSSSEALLQDLNMSSGFGSNENDDVEIIELRNTYASVGSSNGYRTSVSGSSDSLRFPSGFRGCSMEESEYGSGSLDGQRASCKRKIFEVVGQSSGAGSSNSYQNVERSQWTVQSAQLDARNNTMPAQISNNLVTNNGSERSNSRIRIGVGEAVSAGPFSLNPSRTAENSLRNFSSRSNRRQRQDQIPVNPSSTEVEFGSVDGSSSQNSSRLVLRNRLLDLNPFPVAENGSVHGQSALLQVPFVRQNLQSRWNEASSLRTNGPFASTPILGERDARLFDETAQRNIPISISDHRIFIPDREMRSSSRYPINWNFASGNNNIAGNAASTSQVATSSGLDFASPNWSHRRCPQYPQRLSEIVRRSLLSSAGTESGGGQSSNLATQTSSSATSQEMPLTFRPGSQGQRMSNQRSAWLERRREGAFGTPNSLRVFASATEGRSAVMSEQIRQVLDLMRRGEALRLEDLMILDNSVFFGMADLHEQHDRHRDMRLDVDNMTYEELLALGERIGNVCTGLTEEVIISRLKDKNYVTSGAENPAETEPCSICREEYSEGVNLGTLDCGHDFHKDCIKQWLMLKNLCPICKTTGLKT, encoded by the exons ATGCAAGGGCAAAGGAGTTCTGTCAGTGCCACCTTGCCCGAAAATATAAGTTTTGATCTTGGATTATCATCAGTTCCTTCTGGCATAGATTCACAAATGTCCTGGAATAGTATGCAGGCTTCTGCGCAAAATTTTGTTCCTGAGTACAGAATATCATCAAATGACACCAATATTTCATATCTGCATCATGTAAGACATGATGGCGTGAATGGCGAGTGGAGTGCCGGTAGTTCAAGTGCTGCGCAGAATCAAGGCGAGCAAAATGAGGGAAAAACAGAAAATATTATCAGCACTCACACTCGAGCCACTCTCACCATAGAAGAACGTCAATTTGAacaatctaattttttttcatttgacaTTCCTAATGCAAATCCAAATGACAATTATACTACAGATGGGTTGCTTCATGCTCGGGATTCCAGCTCGGAAGCCCTTCTGCAGGATCTTAACATGAGTTCAGGATTCGGAAGCAATGAGAATGATGATGTTGAGATAATCGAACTTCGCAACACATATGCATCTGTTGGATCATCAAATGGTTATAGGACATCTGTTAGTGGTTCCTCGGATTCTTTGAGGTTTCCGTCTGGATTTCGTGGATGTTCAATGGAAGAGAGTGAATACGGGTCTGGTTCTTTGGATGGTCAACGAGCATCTTGcaagagaaaaatatttgaagtgGTGGGACAGTCTTCTGGAGCTGGCAGTTCAAATTCGTATCAGAATGTTGAAAGAAGTCAATGGACCGTACAATCTGCTCAGCTTGATGCAAGAAACAATACAATGCCAGCACAAATATCCAACAACCTTGTCACTAATAATGGATCGGAACGGTCAAATTCAAGGATTAGGATTGGTGTCGGAGAAGCAGTTTCTGCAGGTCCATTTTCTTTGAATCCCTCCAGAACTGCTGAAAATTCTCTCAGGAATTTCAGCTCGCGGTCAAACAGACGACAACGACAAGATCAAATACCTGTAAATCCATCTTCAACAGAGGTTGAATTTGGAAGTGTAGATGGTTCATCTTCTCAGAATTCGTCGAGATTAGTTTTACGCAATCGTCTATTAGATTTGAATCCATTTCCTGTGGCAGAAAATGGAAGTGTTCATGGGCAGTCAGCTCTTTTGCAAGTTCCTTTTGTTCGCCAAAATCTTCAGTCTAGGTGGAATGAAGCATCTAGCTTGAGAACCAATGGCCCATTTGCTTCCACTCCTATTTTAGGAGAGAGGGATGCTAGACTTTTTGATGAAACTGCTCAAAGAAACATTCCCATAAGCATTTCGGATCATCGCATCTTTATTCCGGATCGTGAGATGAGAAGTTCATCTCGGTATCCCATAAACTGGAACTTTGCTAGTGGGAATAACAATATAGCTGGAAATGCTGCATCTACTTCTCAGGTAGCCACATCTTCAGGGCTCGATTTTGCTTCACCTAATTGGTCTCATCGAAGATGTCCACAATATCCTCAGAGACTGTCAGAAATTGTTCGAAGATCTTTGTTATCCTCAGCAGGTACCGAATCTGGGGGTGGTCAGAGCAGTAATCTTGCCACGCAGACAAGTTCTTCAGCTACCTCACAAGAGATGCCGCTTACGTTTAGACCGGGTAGTCAAGGTCAACGTATGTCGAACCAAAGGTCAGCATGGTTGGAGAGACGTCGTGAAGGTGCTTTTGGAACACCTAATTCACTACGAGTTTTTGCTTCTGCTACTGAAGGAAGAAGTGCTGTTATGTCTGAG CAGATTCGCCAAGTCTTGGATCTTATGCGAAGGGGGGAGGCGTTGAGACTGGAG GACTTGATGATCCTCGATAATTCAGTCTTTTTTGGGATGGCTGAtctacatgagcaacatgatcgACATCGTGACATGCGGTTGGATGTAGATAACATGACTTATGAG GAGTTATTGGCCTTGGGGGAACGGATAGGTAACGTGTGCACAGGATTGACCGAAGAGGTCATAATCAGTCGTTTAAAAGACAAGAACTATGTAACAAGCGGAGCCGAAAATCCAGCGGAAACAGAGCCTTGCAGTATATGTCGG GAAGAGTACAGCGAAGGAGTCAACCTTGGAACGCTGGACTGCGGCCACGACTTTCATAAAGACTGCATCAAACAATGGCTCATGCTCAAAAATTTGTGCCCCATTTGTAAAACAACGGGATTGAAAACGTGA